One region of Malania oleifera isolate guangnan ecotype guangnan chromosome 6, ASM2987363v1, whole genome shotgun sequence genomic DNA includes:
- the LOC131158445 gene encoding uncharacterized protein LOC131158445: MRPSLFSGGPDPLVAANWVHDMEDILAVLSCTDEQKVLFATFKLTGEAKRWWRLARLSAKAVEFLHLTQGSLIVQQYMARIIELSQFAPFLVPDEERKVRKFEEGLRQSLLERVIGFQAQTVAEVVDRAAVIESGLQRGTAAQSQGKRLAPSDV; encoded by the exons ATGAGACCTTCGTTGTtttctggaggacctgacccactCGTGGCTGCGAACTGGGTCCATGATATGgaggacatactggcagttctttcatgtacagatgagcagaaagttTTATTTGCGACATTTAAGTTGACGGgggaggcaaaacgctggtggagattagcgaGATT GAGTGCAAAGGCGGTGGAGTTTCTGCATCTAACGCAGGGATCGTTGATAGTACAACAATATATGGCGAGAATTATTGAGCTGTCTCAGTTTGCTCCGTTTTTGGtaccagatgaggagaggaaggtgagGAAATTCGAAGAGGGTCTGAGGCAGAGTCTGCTTGAGCGGGTTATAGGCTTTCAGGCTCAGACGGTTGCAGAGGTAGTAGATagagctgcagtgattgagagtggccttcAGAGAGGCACCGCAGCACAGAGTCAGGGGAAGAGGCTCGCGCCTTCAGATGTTTAG